A single region of the Biomphalaria glabrata chromosome 15, xgBioGlab47.1, whole genome shotgun sequence genome encodes:
- the LOC106053164 gene encoding uncharacterized protein LOC106053164 isoform X5: protein MRVDRSFPLNTDSEEVCWSHDPCRITLGIFTDAYDNFSVGHQYQSVIDLVDPSLKLFCETEREVPFNSNSPQNDSSFTPSLALMLFLRGSDADDNVSSEDQFRLRKAMHIFQHPPWRFHHSEKVNQEHMNALPQNSQDFYLLAPDLPLWALRQVHYGREHIRYVLYTQDDSWADQVQFYSLLIGLKPELLRADFCLFTLYANEHYDVQFALKKQPGNVQTLAGVQIQIKVKDIGQLVPLFPNVCRPISDVHWETMDHDGNIVVLNLIKTKQDHTRAKTMPKRSYCPPAGQYTNNNICSSEDSDFFSLTSSSEDFSMKSGYHTYSNMVSPTEHLNMKAGYHTYSNMVSPTEHLNMKAGYHTYSNMVSPCISEPSSHFIFDSTSSDLDCDLPLVSRCKHKEEDETSLTPTTTSEESGIQNCSDDASYCEEDSLKSCLSVSSKHRIVKLKVRFKDEVQTFDEDTCSQHSSGIDSDSEMETKFSFTPLNKTLEQNDQPSQDINFLHQRNHQTNNDARILSQSSSYQNVSKLPQNKFHYTDKHVKGSCFNSGTPPLPTTFRLCDSRTSSNNQNVSTLKDNLSYSSSLSNNNVEQCYNKSKNAADSKDSTSFRTSDQLSSGPLTHPKVQSIQEDKTTMRGHHMSRSPQRCAGSAQPPPPPVRDINTRLRSVSCSDTTPSNLVAVTKQNGQQKFYFEVTPTTVGSSPCPDKNGSHQDTALKFTLKYDTGLSSGQEQVGFYV, encoded by the coding sequence ATGAGAGTTGATAGGAGTTTCCCGCTGAATACTGATTCAGAGGAAGTGTGCTGGAGTCATGACCCTTGCCGGATCACTCTTGGCATCTTCACTGATGCCTATGACAACTTCTCGGTAGGGCACCAGTACCAGTCAGTCATAGACCTGGTGGATCCCAGTTTGAAATTGTTCTGTGAAACAGAGAGGGAAGTCCCATTTAACAGCAACTCCCCCCAGAATGACAGTTCCTTCACTCCCAGCCTGGCATTAATGCTTTTTCTGCGTGGGTCTGATGCAGATGACAATGTCAGCAGCGAGGATCAATTCCGCTTGCGAAAAGCCATGCATATATTTCAGCACCCACCTTGGAGGTTTCACCACTCAGAGAAAGTGAATCAAGAGCACATGAACGCTCTGCCTCAAAACTCTCAAGATTTCTATCTTTTAGCTCCAGACCTTCCGCTATGGGCCTTGAGACAGGTCCACTACGGTCGTGAGCACATCAGATATGTTCTATACACCCAGGATGACTCCTGGGCTGACCAGGTCCAGTTTTACTCCCTCCTAATTGGTTTGAAACCTGAGCTTCTCAGAGCAGACTTTTGCTTGTTTACACTGTATGCTAATGAGCACTATGACGTTCAATTTGCCCTAAAAAAGCAGCCTGGCAATGTGCAGACTCTGGCTGGAGTGCAGATTCAGATCAAAGTGAAAGACATAGGTCAACTGGTGCCTTTGTTTCCTAATGTTTGCCGCCCTATCAGTGATGTCCATTGGGAGACCATGGATCATGATGGTAATATTGTTGTCCTGAATCTTATCAAAACCAAACAAGATCACACCAGGGCTAAAACAATGCCCAAAAGGTCTTACTGTCCACCAGCTGGTCAGTATACCAATAACAATATCTGCAGCTCTGAAGACTCTGACTTCTTTTCCCTGACCTCATCATCTGAAGATTTCAGCATGAAATCAGGTTACCATACATATAGCAACATGGTGTCACCAACTGAACATTTAAACATGAAGGCAGGTTACCATACCTATAGCAACATGGTGTCACCAACTGAACATTTAAACATGAAAGCAGGTTACCATACATATAGCAACATGGTGTCACCATGCATTTCTGAACCCTCCAGCCACTTCATATTCGATTCCACATCCAGTGACCTTGACTGTGACCTGCCCTTGGTCTCCAGGTGCAAGCACAAGGAGGAGGACGAGACAAGCCTCACTCCCACCACCACCTCTGAAGAAAGTGGGATACAGAACTGCTCAGACGACGCCTCCTACTGTGAAGAGGACTCTTTGAAGTCATGCTTGAGCGTTTCATCTAAACACCGTATTGTCAAACTCAAAGTCAGGTTTAAGGATGAGGTTCAAACCTTTGACGAAGACACATGCAGCCAACATTCATCAGGCATTGACAGTGATTCAGAAATGGAAACCAAGTTTTCTTTTACACCTCTCAATAAAACACTTGAGCAGAATGACCAACCCTCACAAGATATCAACTTCCTACATCAGAGAAATCATCAAACAAACAATGATGCTAGAATTCTTTCCCAGTCATCATCTTATCAAAATGTCTCCAAGCTGCcacaaaataaatttcattacACTGACAAACATGTAAAAGGCTCATGTTTTAATTCAGGCACCCCACCGTTACCCACAACATTTAGGCTTTGTGATTCCAGAACAAGTAGTAACAACCAAAATGTCTCAACTTTAAAAGACAACTTAAGTTACTCTTCCAGTTTATCAAATAATAATGTTGAGCAATGTTACAATAAATCTAAAAATGCTGCCGATAGCAAAGACAGCACATCATTCAGAACTTCTGATCAACTTTCTAGTGGACCATTAACACATCCCAAAGTTCAAAGTATTCAAGAGGATAAAACCACTATGAGAGGTCATCACATGTCAAGGTCACCTCAGAGATGTGCAGGGTCTGCCCAGCCTCCCCCACCTCCTGTTCGAGACATCAACACAAGGTTGCGCTCAGTCTCATGCAGTGACACCACGCCCTCAAACTTGGTTGCTGTAACTAAACAAAATGGGCagcaaaaattttattttgaggTAACACCCACAACTGTTGGCTCATCACCTTGCCCAGATAAAAATGGCAGCCACCAGGACACTGCTCTAAAATTCACTCTAAAGTATGACACAGGATTGTCTTCTGGCCAGGAGCAAGTTGGATTCTATGTCTAG